TAATAAGATACCTCGTGGAAGGCCGCGTCGATGTTGAGAGGTGGCTCCTTAGCGCTGGTTTCAATGTATGGAGCATTCAGCTGTCTAGCTAGCTCGCGGCCCGCGTCCTCGCTCACCACCCGCAAGTGCACCAGATCCACCTTATTGGCTGCCACCAGCATGGGGTATGTTTCCCTGAAAACATTGAACAAATTCTCAGTTTCAaagctcatttttttttaataagcaggcaggtcacctggtgttaagtgatcaccgctgcccatgaacatttgcagcaccagaggtaccgatgcgttgccggcttttcaggaatttgttggtccgcccatGTTGTAATTTATTGGGAGTTGATTCCAGTTTGCATATGCGTGGAAAAAAGTTCTGGCACAACAGGCAGTTGATGTTTTCGACATCCACGTTTCCTCCTACTTTCAAAGGCTGAAATTGAGGTTAGGTGAGATGTTGATACCCAAGAGAGTAGAGATGAGGTGGTGAAAAGGTTCACGATGTCAACAGCACTCACCTATCTTTGACGCGCAAGATCTGCGTGTGGAAGTGGCGAATGTTCTGGAAGCTCTGCTTGTCGGTGACGGAGTACACCAACAGGAATCCATCCCCCTTGCGCATGTACTGCTCGCGCATCGCGCTGAACTCCTCCTGCCCCGCCGTGTCCAGCACTGGAACCATCAGTGTATCATCACTAAACTCAGGTACTGGAACAgtacatcatcatgatcgacccatcgccggcttcCTGCTAACTGTGTATCGCCTTTCAGACTTtcacaatgagaagggtttgccTATAACCTGATCTACCAAGCACAACTTATACTGAGTAACCAAGCGCCGAGTTTTACTCAGTTTAGTTTGCACCAAACTGAGTACACGGCCGAGTTACTCGGCGCTCAAACAAActtatgcataatagtgatGATGATCATGGCGGCTGATTTGCCACTGCTTACCACAACACCAAAACCCATTTATGTGGCGGGCAAAACATAGTACACAAGATGTCCACATTTGGAATACCTACttgacaatatttttatgtgcaccTGCAACTTTGCCAGCTGTTTACAGTGATTGAATGTTGTTAGCTCTGTATAGTTTATATTTCCATCTTTATTTGACTTAATCAAATACTCGGCATTTGAACCGAGTTATTTGGCTGAGTATGAGTACTCAAAAAATTACTGAGTATGCTGAGTACTGAGTAATAAACGAGTGCTCGGCCCATCTCTAATAACAAGCCAGTGATATACTGAACTGACCATCCAGTATGCACCATTGTCCGTCCACCTCTGTATGCTGTATGTAAGAGTCCTCAATGGTGGGGTCATAGTCGGTCACAAACAGCTTCTGGAAGAACTGTATGGTGATGGCGCTCTTGCCCACGCCGCCATCCCCCACCACTACCAGTTTCACCTGGAAGTTCCACATAAAATCATTAAGACCTGCTCTCTAGCATGTTCTCAGGAAGCctgcttttaatttaatttaattttagcgATTTGTGCTTAAACTACACTAACTAACATTATTGTTATGATTAGACACAATAATATATGCATTTGCATTTTTGCATGTGCAAATGCATATTCCAGTAGCTAAATGTTAGGTGTGCTGTAATTAAGCGGGAACAGTGATTGGCTGCAGACATTGAGAGATTAGAAACTAAAAACCATGTGCAAGTCCTTGAAAATATTGGAAAACATGATTGAACAGTGACCCAGTTTGCTATCGGAAACATTGCAAGATAAGATATAAACCCCAGATCTTAAAGGaataaataagaataaattCCAATTATAAATAGTATTTTGACTCTACATATTTTACCTATTTTTGTGGATATCTGCATGCACATTTTGCTATTTTGATATTGAATGTAATCCGATGTCTAGTTATGAGTTATGAAGCGGAAATGTGGACACTACCAGTTGATCTCATCCCCAAAATTAAAGTAGCTCAGTGCACTATGGAGCGAGTTATGTAGCTCACAGAAGAACACTCAAACGATTAGCAAGTCTTGAGCTACCAAACGAGAAACACCAGATTCCTCAGAACATCAGATGCCAGGATCACTGTGTTTCTATATGTGTGACCGAGGACATTTGACAATGTCATAACCAACCAAAGAATATTACTATAGGTACTTCTTCCCAACCCAAGACCATCATACTACAATGAGAACAATCACCTCACATCAACATTGTACACAAGCAAATGACTTGGTCACGGACAAGCAGTGAATTACTGTGCAAGTGTGCAATGTTACTGACACACTAACAGTAGGACAAACTAAGTGGCTAATGAGTAATTAATATAACAA
This genomic stretch from Maniola jurtina chromosome 15, ilManJurt1.1, whole genome shotgun sequence harbors:
- the LOC123872858 gene encoding ras-related protein M-Ras-like, whose translation is MTRPGPPSENLPTVKLVVVGDGGVGKSAITIQFFQKLFVTDYDPTIEDSYIQHTEVDGQWCILDVLDTAGQEEFSAMREQYMRKGDGFLLVYSVTDKQSFQNIRHFHTQILRVKDRETYPMLVAANKVDLVHLRVVSEDAGRELARQLNAPYIETSAKEPPLNIDAAFHELVRIIRNHPQQEEKQRRRRKFFSKCTLL